A part of Paenibacillus donghaensis genomic DNA contains:
- a CDS encoding ABC transporter permease, with protein MKHEEQAGNAASRSLWLQQLHGSYKKQKRLRHSQVLAVRTVLLLLFFAGWEAGARLGWIDELLFSYPTKVFRQIWTDMVSGSLWPHLGITVGETAAGFVLGTLLGTLLAVVIWWSPFLSAVLDPFMVVFNSMPKVALGPIFIVMFGAGFTAIVVTTLSITVIITTLVVYNSFCSVDSNLVKVVRSFGGTRVQEFFKVILPASFPTVVSTLKVNVGMSWVGVIVGEFLVAKSGLGYLIIYGFQVFNFTLVMSSLLIIAVVATVMYQLVVYVEKLLLSRR; from the coding sequence GTGAAGCACGAAGAGCAGGCCGGGAACGCTGCTTCCCGTTCATTATGGCTTCAGCAGCTGCACGGGTCCTATAAGAAACAGAAGCGTCTCCGCCATAGCCAGGTGCTGGCTGTCCGTACTGTGTTGCTGCTGCTGTTTTTTGCGGGCTGGGAGGCGGGGGCCAGGCTGGGCTGGATCGATGAGCTGCTGTTCAGCTATCCCACGAAGGTCTTCCGCCAGATCTGGACGGATATGGTCAGCGGCAGTCTGTGGCCTCATTTGGGCATAACGGTAGGCGAGACGGCCGCCGGATTTGTGCTAGGTACTCTGCTGGGCACTTTGCTGGCGGTTGTTATCTGGTGGTCGCCGTTTCTATCGGCGGTGCTGGACCCGTTTATGGTGGTGTTCAACAGTATGCCGAAGGTGGCGCTGGGGCCGATTTTTATTGTCATGTTCGGGGCCGGCTTCACAGCCATTGTAGTCACAACCTTATCGATTACAGTGATTATCACAACGCTGGTCGTGTACAACAGCTTCTGCAGCGTAGATTCCAATCTGGTCAAGGTGGTGCGTTCCTTCGGGGGAACCCGGGTTCAGGAGTTCTTCAAGGTCATTCTGCCGGCCTCGTTCCCTACGGTAGTCTCCACTCTGAAGGTCAATGTGGGCATGTCCTGGGTTGGGGTAATCGTGGGTGAGTTCCTGGTAGCCAAATCCGGGCTCGGTTATTTAATCATCTATGGCTTTCAGGTGTTCAATTTCACGCTGGTGATGTCCAGTCTGCTTATTATTGCAGTCGTAGCCACGGTGATGTATCAGCTGGTGGTCTACGTGGAGAAGCTGTTATTGTCGAGACGGTGA
- a CDS encoding putative amidoligase domain-containing protein produces MQINEGLKVYDSLTLQQREARLRRSGVEAVLVSGERGKQPGWIEPKHSMVQRETQASVANDRRNPLPPASTHFRQSYRIIVFNLTVLEILPLGAGSAMKVAAGSAGGTGREADGAGGRQRSGGSQEAEGGPSQEEAETDRNADTGEYGAAYEDAAAAPDYWSQAGERRGILKLLQSVAIRALYGLGLDSGEVVLAALGDRRYAVERIEPLRSARVGPYRSAAASLARSVALEQPGRPGLLMGMDPEFLLLRESTGRVVPASRYLPTDGVAGCDAGPSGTRGVFPVAELRPQPRREPRALLAQLMSAARTADRLIADRSLRWRAGGMPLRGWALGGHLHFSGVTLSAPLLRALDNYLALPLLLLEDARAGARRPRYGVLGDFRHQPHGGFEYRTLPSFLVSPVIAKGAVHLAHLIVSHYEDLPLRPLDREDLHAAYYSGDKALLRAAFPPLAKQLRHLSGYPCAAPCIEPLFRFIAEERTWDESRDIRALWCGGEKG; encoded by the coding sequence ATGCAGATCAATGAAGGGCTTAAAGTGTATGATTCTCTTACATTGCAGCAGAGGGAAGCACGGCTGCGGCGGAGCGGAGTGGAAGCTGTGCTGGTCTCCGGGGAACGGGGGAAGCAGCCGGGCTGGATCGAACCGAAGCATTCGATGGTACAGCGGGAAACACAGGCCAGTGTTGCAAATGACCGCCGGAATCCTCTCCCTCCAGCCTCAACCCACTTTAGACAAAGCTACAGGATTATTGTGTTTAATCTCACGGTTCTGGAGATTCTTCCCTTGGGTGCAGGATCTGCAATGAAGGTAGCGGCCGGTTCAGCAGGCGGGACAGGCCGGGAAGCAGATGGTGCCGGGGGGAGACAACGGAGCGGAGGTTCACAGGAGGCTGAGGGCGGACCTAGCCAAGAAGAGGCTGAAACAGACAGGAACGCGGATACGGGAGAATATGGTGCGGCTTATGAAGACGCTGCAGCGGCTCCAGATTATTGGAGCCAAGCCGGTGAACGGCGGGGCATCTTGAAGCTGCTGCAGAGTGTTGCCATCCGTGCGCTGTATGGCCTTGGGCTGGACAGCGGAGAAGTGGTGCTGGCCGCGCTGGGCGACCGCAGGTATGCTGTGGAGCGAATCGAGCCGCTGCGCAGCGCGCGGGTCGGGCCCTACCGCTCAGCCGCCGCTTCGCTTGCGCGGTCTGTAGCCCTGGAGCAGCCGGGACGTCCCGGGCTGCTGATGGGCATGGACCCGGAGTTCCTGCTGCTCCGGGAGTCCACCGGCCGCGTCGTGCCTGCGTCGCGGTACCTGCCCACGGACGGCGTCGCGGGCTGCGACGCCGGACCCTCGGGAACGCGCGGCGTGTTCCCGGTCGCCGAGCTGCGCCCCCAGCCGCGCCGGGAACCGCGCGCGCTGCTGGCGCAGCTGATGTCCGCCGCGCGCACGGCGGACCGGCTCATTGCCGACCGCTCGCTGCGCTGGCGGGCGGGAGGCATGCCGTTGCGGGGCTGGGCCCTCGGCGGCCACCTGCACTTCAGCGGCGTGACGCTGAGCGCGCCGCTGCTGCGGGCGCTCGACAACTATCTCGCGCTGCCGCTGCTGCTCCTGGAGGACGCCCGGGCAGGAGCCCGGCGTCCACGCTATGGCGTGCTCGGCGATTTCCGGCATCAGCCGCATGGCGGCTTCGAGTACCGGACCTTGCCGAGCTTCCTGGTATCCCCGGTCATCGCCAAAGGCGCGGTCCATCTGGCTCACCTGATCGTGAGCCATTATGAGGACCTGCCGCTGCGCCCGCTCGACCGGGAAGACCTGCATGCCGCCTATTACAGCGGCGACAAAGCCCTGCTCCGCGCCGCGTTCCCGCCGCTGGCGAAGCAGCTGCGGCATTTAAGCGGCTACCCGTGCGCCGCCCCCTGCATAGAGCCGTTGTTCCGCTTCATCGCCGAGGAACGGACCTGGGACGAGTCGCGCGACATCCGCGCGCTCTGGTGCGGAGGGGAGAAGGGCTGA
- a CDS encoding DNA-methyltransferase, translating into MILQGDNMQIMPTLDAESSHTCVTSPPYWGLRDYGIPPTAWPEVTYTPMPGLPPVTVPAWTGCLGLEPTPEMFVAHSVVVFREVWRLLRKDGTLWLNYGDSYATGTKADRKQSSNPGVGANRPEAQNSVPRIGTPKGLKTKDLIGIPWRVAFALQADGWYLRMDNIWSKSNPMPESVTDRPTKAHEYFFLLAKSERYYFDHEAIKEKQTETSVTRLSQNIEVQSGSKRANGGTRTERPMKALGGAYSFKRKVNEGDVPGQPKQHREDREDIEYSGSRNKRSVWTMATAQFKEAHFATFPEKLIEPCILAGAPPGGHVLDPFGGSGTTRKVALENNRECTIIEIGPQYVEIAQRRTAIIQQQLF; encoded by the coding sequence TTGATCCTACAAGGAGACAACATGCAGATCATGCCGACACTGGACGCCGAGAGCTCCCACACTTGCGTTACCAGTCCTCCTTACTGGGGGTTGAGAGATTACGGCATTCCGCCGACAGCCTGGCCGGAAGTCACTTATACGCCGATGCCCGGTCTACCGCCGGTGACTGTGCCAGCATGGACCGGATGTCTAGGGTTGGAGCCAACACCTGAAATGTTTGTTGCTCATAGTGTAGTGGTGTTTCGGGAAGTTTGGCGGTTACTCCGGAAGGATGGAACGCTCTGGTTGAATTACGGGGATAGTTACGCAACTGGAACAAAAGCGGATAGGAAACAATCATCTAACCCGGGAGTAGGAGCGAATCGTCCAGAAGCACAAAATAGCGTTCCTAGAATAGGTACACCGAAGGGTTTGAAAACCAAAGACCTCATCGGCATTCCATGGCGTGTAGCCTTTGCGCTGCAAGCAGATGGCTGGTATCTCCGGATGGACAATATTTGGAGTAAGTCCAATCCCATGCCTGAGAGCGTGACGGATAGACCAACAAAGGCCCATGAATACTTCTTCCTGCTCGCCAAATCAGAACGATACTATTTTGATCACGAAGCGATCAAGGAGAAACAGACTGAAACGAGCGTTACAAGATTATCGCAAAATATTGAGGTTCAAAGCGGGAGCAAACGCGCGAACGGCGGCACCAGAACAGAGAGACCAATGAAAGCTTTGGGCGGGGCGTACAGTTTCAAGCGAAAGGTGAACGAAGGAGATGTTCCAGGTCAGCCAAAGCAGCACCGCGAGGATCGAGAGGACATTGAGTATTCCGGATCCCGTAATAAGCGTTCGGTATGGACAATGGCCACGGCGCAATTCAAAGAGGCCCACTTTGCCACATTCCCAGAAAAGCTGATCGAACCTTGTATCCTGGCAGGAGCACCGCCGGGCGGACATGTGCTTGATCCCTTCGGAGGATCGGGAACTACACGCAAGGTAGCCCTGGAGAACAACCGGGAATGCACCATTATAGAAATAGGTCCGCAGTATGTAGAGATAGCGCAGCGGCGGACAGCCATCATACAGCAGCAGTTATTTTAA
- a CDS encoding HD-GYP domain-containing protein encodes MREFSALAGESMDKSMESFIGKQLIANLFNDKGVFVLPALTLLTADNIRLIRQHNIILVERDVLHLDNAAFYQLAIDDCTAAMENIFDQIRYSKHKRVPMFELRSDVLPFIQQISEKNDFYGMLSALQSKDDYTYRHNVAVGIISTLLGKWLKLKPEELSMLTTAATLHDIGKLMIPAEILTKPGPLTDEEFQLMKKHTTFGYEIVRDTVGTNHNQALVALQHHERMDGSGYPFGVLGNRITDFSKIVAVADIFHAMTSDRFYRSASPLYEVLLQMEENVYGKLDPYICRVFINKLMQSMIGNDVELTDGQVGTIIMILSHDPLRPLVNIGEEFIDLSRHRSLGIVKVLPK; translated from the coding sequence TTGCGCGAATTTTCCGCTCTGGCAGGTGAGAGTATGGACAAAAGCATGGAATCATTTATCGGAAAACAGCTTATAGCCAACCTCTTTAATGACAAAGGAGTATTTGTTCTGCCCGCACTTACTTTATTGACTGCCGATAACATTCGATTAATTCGCCAGCACAACATTATTCTGGTGGAGCGGGATGTATTGCATCTGGACAATGCGGCCTTCTATCAGCTGGCTATCGATGATTGCACGGCAGCGATGGAGAATATTTTTGATCAGATACGGTACAGTAAGCATAAGCGGGTTCCGATGTTCGAGCTGCGCAGTGATGTGCTGCCCTTTATTCAACAGATTAGCGAGAAAAACGATTTCTACGGAATGTTGTCTGCGCTTCAGTCCAAGGATGATTATACATACCGTCATAATGTCGCCGTGGGCATCATTTCGACCTTGCTGGGCAAATGGCTCAAGCTGAAGCCGGAAGAGCTTAGTATGCTGACGACAGCCGCCACGCTTCACGACATCGGCAAGCTGATGATCCCGGCCGAGATTCTGACCAAACCTGGGCCGCTGACCGATGAAGAATTCCAGCTAATGAAGAAACACACCACTTTTGGCTATGAGATAGTTCGGGATACAGTAGGTACCAATCATAATCAGGCCCTGGTGGCGTTGCAGCATCACGAACGGATGGACGGCAGCGGTTATCCCTTTGGTGTGCTGGGCAACCGGATTACGGATTTCAGCAAAATCGTGGCCGTGGCCGATATTTTTCATGCCATGACTTCGGACCGTTTCTACCGCAGCGCATCACCACTCTACGAGGTTCTTCTACAGATGGAGGAGAATGTGTACGGCAAGCTTGACCCTTACATTTGCAGGGTGTTTATTAATAAACTAATGCAGTCGATGATAGGGAACGATGTGGAGCTGACGGATGGGCAGGTTGGAACGATCATTATGATCCTCTCGCATGATCCGCTGCGCCCGCTGGTGAACATCGGGGAGGAGTTTATTGATCTGAGCAGACACCGGTCGCTTGGAATCGTGAAGGTTCTGCCGAAATAG
- a CDS encoding DUF3850 domain-containing protein, translated as MKQHIIKCWPEHFAALTHPDPNHRKMAELRLNDRDYQVGDWLVITEYDPEKNREQEI; from the coding sequence ATGAAACAACACATTATAAAATGTTGGCCGGAGCATTTCGCAGCGTTGACTCACCCTGACCCCAATCATCGCAAGATGGCTGAACTGAGGCTGAACGATCGTGATTATCAAGTTGGAGACTGGCTGGTAATCACGGAATATGACCCTGAAAAAAACAGGGAACAGGAAATATAG
- a CDS encoding aromatic acid exporter family protein yields MGFRVIKTAAATLLSIVLAAAVGIPNAQSAGLLAILGVETTRKRSLRTITARFLASLVGLFFGCILFWLLGFHYWVLGLYVLLGFPMIVKSGYKEGIVTSSVIVFRVFGQAELSLHVLLQQVELLAIGLGSAGLVNLIYMPQTHGVMYGIRKEVDGFFSIIFTQMARSLRDPSYVWDGKELIGAGKAVERGLTAASREMENHVIHPDEAWNIYFYMRKEQLESIQNMLQLLSQVYKQLPHGDMVAELFDQLSSDVCAEEYTGRTEALLQELEQEFQEMELPGTREEFEMRSAILQVCRELVLYLKIAKQYKMPVGHKVDLLSGQHG; encoded by the coding sequence ATGGGATTTCGGGTTATCAAGACAGCGGCTGCCACACTGCTGTCGATTGTGCTGGCGGCCGCAGTGGGCATTCCCAATGCCCAAAGTGCGGGTCTGCTGGCCATTCTGGGGGTGGAAACTACCCGCAAACGAAGTCTCCGAACGATAACGGCGCGTTTTTTGGCCTCGCTCGTGGGACTTTTTTTTGGCTGCATCCTCTTCTGGCTGCTCGGTTTTCATTATTGGGTGTTAGGCCTGTATGTGCTGCTGGGCTTCCCGATGATTGTGAAGTCAGGGTATAAGGAAGGGATTGTAACCAGCTCGGTTATTGTGTTCCGTGTGTTTGGACAAGCCGAGCTATCGCTGCATGTGCTGCTGCAGCAGGTGGAGCTGCTGGCGATAGGCTTGGGTTCTGCCGGACTGGTCAACCTGATCTACATGCCTCAGACCCATGGGGTCATGTACGGCATCCGTAAGGAGGTAGACGGCTTCTTCTCCATTATCTTCACCCAGATGGCCCGTTCGCTGCGCGATCCGTCTTATGTCTGGGACGGCAAGGAGCTGATCGGTGCAGGCAAGGCAGTAGAGCGGGGGCTTACCGCGGCATCGCGTGAGATGGAGAATCATGTGATCCATCCGGACGAGGCATGGAATATTTATTTCTATATGCGCAAGGAGCAGCTGGAATCGATTCAGAATATGCTGCAGCTGTTGTCTCAGGTGTATAAACAGCTGCCGCACGGGGACATGGTTGCGGAGCTGTTCGACCAATTGAGCAGCGATGTATGTGCCGAGGAATATACCGGACGCACGGAAGCGCTGCTCCAGGAGCTGGAGCAGGAGTTTCAGGAGATGGAGCTGCCGGGCACGCGTGAGGAATTCGAGATGCGTTCAGCCATCCTGCAGGTCTGTCGCGAACTGGTGCTGTATCTGAAGATTGCCAAGCAATACAAAATGCCGGTCGGACACAAAGTGGACTTGTTATCCGGACAGCATGGTTAA
- a CDS encoding ArpU family phage packaging/lysis transcriptional regulator translates to MQQSFLPEIDRERTQAAVEAALYKYRESKFLTFDDREATTTAAWSDSPKGFTGVTSDQTSNIAIHNVDGKAARRDYCERIERIVRRLPRMEKFLIEERYMTNEHDYITHEKVYSFCFKPPISAGTYKKIRWKAFYKLALDLNLIVEKEPEPRNEEK, encoded by the coding sequence GTGCAACAAAGCTTCCTGCCTGAAATAGATAGAGAGCGTACGCAGGCTGCCGTTGAGGCTGCGCTATACAAATACCGGGAAAGTAAGTTCTTGACGTTTGATGATCGGGAAGCAACCACTACAGCGGCATGGTCAGATTCGCCGAAGGGATTCACCGGAGTTACTTCGGACCAAACATCGAACATTGCTATTCATAACGTAGATGGCAAGGCAGCCCGCCGTGACTACTGCGAGCGCATAGAGCGCATTGTCCGCAGGCTTCCGCGGATGGAAAAGTTTCTGATTGAGGAAAGGTATATGACTAACGAGCATGATTACATCACTCATGAGAAAGTGTATTCTTTCTGCTTCAAGCCCCCGATCAGCGCCGGCACATATAAGAAGATACGCTGGAAGGCATTTTACAAACTCGCTTTGGATCTGAATTTGATTGTGGAAAAGGAACCCGAGCCCAGAAATGAGGAGAAATGA
- a CDS encoding outer spore coat protein CotE, producing the protein MSLSHKRQTREIITKAICGKGRKFSTATHTVTPPHHPTSILGAWIINHQYEAVAAGNGIEVIGTYDVNIWYSYDKNKQTEVAKETVSYVELIPLSYLDPRHRASTVEVAAEATQEPNCVEAGVSPGGGSVTLRVEREFEAELVAETKVRVYVSDQSDDLEDKDYDFEGESFDYDDLDPDTLDDEL; encoded by the coding sequence ATGTCATTAAGCCATAAACGTCAAACAAGGGAGATCATTACGAAGGCAATTTGCGGCAAAGGTCGTAAGTTCTCTACCGCAACCCATACCGTGACTCCGCCACATCATCCGACAAGTATTCTGGGGGCATGGATTATCAACCACCAATACGAAGCGGTTGCTGCCGGAAACGGAATCGAAGTGATTGGCACCTACGACGTAAACATCTGGTATTCTTACGACAAGAACAAACAGACTGAGGTTGCCAAGGAAACAGTCTCCTATGTGGAGCTGATTCCGCTGTCGTATCTGGACCCGAGACACCGGGCTTCCACGGTTGAGGTCGCTGCGGAGGCAACGCAGGAGCCCAATTGTGTGGAAGCGGGCGTATCTCCGGGCGGCGGCAGTGTGACGCTGCGGGTGGAACGCGAATTCGAAGCGGAGCTGGTGGCCGAAACCAAGGTCCGCGTCTACGTCAGTGACCAAAGCGATGATCTGGAAGACAAGGATTACGATTTCGAAGGGGAAAGCTTCGATTACGATGATCTCGACCCAGACACGCTGGATGATGAGCTGTAA
- a CDS encoding ABC transporter ATP-binding protein, whose amino-acid sequence MLPVVQIKGVTHAYLGDHEASLALEDLDLTVEQGEFVSVVGPSGCGKTTLLSIISGLLRPTTGEVAVNGVPVTGPSPRVGYMLQQDYLFPWRSIMDNAVLGLELTGSLDTAGRAKTLQLLADMGLAGKENAYPSQLSGGMRQRVALVRTLAADPELLLLDEPFSALDYQIKLQLEDLVSETLRSRGTTAVLVTHDLSEAIAVSSRVILLQRNPGKIRRIFNVPEEIRLAPPLYARDQPGFGLLFHQIWQEMELAGRES is encoded by the coding sequence ATGCTTCCAGTAGTGCAAATAAAGGGAGTAACCCATGCCTATCTTGGTGACCACGAAGCTTCACTGGCGCTGGAGGACCTGGACCTCACGGTAGAACAGGGTGAATTCGTCAGCGTGGTGGGACCAAGCGGCTGCGGCAAAACAACCTTGCTGTCGATCATCTCCGGGCTGCTAAGGCCTACAACGGGTGAGGTAGCGGTCAACGGAGTACCTGTGACCGGCCCATCGCCGCGTGTTGGATATATGCTGCAGCAGGACTACTTGTTCCCCTGGCGCAGCATTATGGACAACGCAGTGCTGGGTCTGGAGCTTACGGGAAGCCTGGACACAGCCGGCAGAGCCAAAACGCTGCAGCTGCTGGCCGATATGGGGCTTGCGGGCAAAGAGAATGCCTATCCGTCGCAGCTGTCGGGAGGTATGAGACAGCGGGTGGCGCTGGTGCGTACACTGGCTGCCGATCCGGAGCTGCTGCTGCTGGATGAGCCGTTCTCTGCGCTCGACTATCAGATCAAGCTGCAGCTGGAGGATCTTGTCTCCGAGACGCTGCGCAGCAGGGGTACCACCGCGGTGCTGGTCACCCATGATCTGTCCGAGGCGATAGCGGTCAGCAGCCGCGTGATTCTGCTGCAGCGCAATCCGGGCAAGATCCGCCGGATCTTCAATGTCCCGGAGGAGATCCGCTTGGCACCGCCGCTGTACGCGCGGGACCAGCCGGGATTTGGCTTGCTTTTTCATCAGATATGGCAGGAAATGGAGCTGGCGGGGAGGGAAAGTTAG
- a CDS encoding YopX family protein: MGRQPKYRAWYKPLGVMIEPENLVMINFDTKVLGVYMEMDGKGYHVLRMSDFELILYTGVYDEPFNEDEVEISDGDIIRFECEDIGPVTCEVKFQICEFLLISNSFPDGFMRLGEVAEFDREHSWIPFSQRLGNIYDNPELLGGEAEKV; this comes from the coding sequence ATGGGCAGGCAACCAAAATACCGCGCTTGGTATAAGCCGCTGGGCGTGATGATCGAGCCGGAGAATCTGGTAATGATCAATTTTGACACCAAGGTACTGGGCGTTTACATGGAGATGGATGGCAAAGGTTACCATGTGCTGCGTATGTCTGATTTTGAGTTGATTCTGTATACCGGCGTCTATGATGAACCGTTCAACGAAGACGAGGTTGAAATTTCTGACGGGGATATTATTCGCTTTGAATGTGAAGATATTGGACCTGTTACATGCGAAGTCAAATTTCAAATATGTGAGTTTCTCTTAATTTCAAATAGCTTCCCAGATGGATTTATGAGATTGGGCGAGGTTGCGGAATTTGATCGTGAGCATTCTTGGATTCCATTTTCACAGAGACTCGGCAACATCTATGACAACCCGGAACTGCTCGGGGGAGAGGCGGAGAAGGTATGA
- a CDS encoding DNA cytosine methyltransferase, with protein sequence MREIIVDNFAGGGGASTGIELATGRSVDVAINHDPAAIAMHRANHPETDHHCESVWDVDPREITAGRPVGLVWLSPDCKHFSKAKGGKPVEKGIRGLAWVAVRWAATVRPRVIMLENVEEFKTWGPIIPMRDRATGRLLKKIPAKVEGEDEQVGPAAVGEIVPMDRRIYMPDPKRKGHTFNHFVESLRGHGYEVEWRELRACDYGAPTIRKRLFLVARCDGRPIVWPEPTHGAPDSPEVLASKRKPWRTAAEIIDWSIPCLSIFERKKALAENTERRIARGLQKFILNNPAPFIAPYVIKVNHHGEQFRGQAIDEPLQTVTAKNGWGVVTPYIARIGQTGFGGDRLQYELVDPLTTITTKAEHCLVSPTLIEIGYGEGPGQSPRAPGLQKPLGTVVSGGRKHALVAAFLAKHYGGGYTGSGNDLNDPLSTVTTVDHNAVVTAHIARHFGESVGSSMDDPVGTVTAGGGGHSALVTSHLVKLRGTCKDGQPVTEPMPTITAGGLHVGEVRAFLLKYYGNADNGQTLEGPLHTVTTKDRFGLVTAEGVDYQIVDIGMRMLEPHELFAAQGFPSNYIIDVDADGQKYSKSAQVARCGNAVPPPFAAALVRSNLPEMCVGSGRALSLERYKPAAGQMEFSL encoded by the coding sequence ATGAGAGAGATCATAGTCGATAACTTCGCCGGGGGCGGTGGGGCCAGCACCGGTATAGAGTTGGCAACCGGCCGCAGCGTGGATGTAGCCATTAACCACGATCCGGCAGCTATTGCCATGCACCGCGCCAATCACCCGGAGACGGACCACCACTGCGAGAGCGTATGGGACGTTGACCCACGGGAGATAACAGCGGGGCGTCCGGTGGGACTGGTCTGGCTCAGCCCGGACTGCAAGCATTTTTCCAAGGCCAAGGGTGGCAAGCCCGTTGAAAAGGGCATACGCGGGCTTGCCTGGGTCGCAGTCCGTTGGGCGGCAACGGTCCGGCCTCGCGTAATCATGCTTGAAAACGTGGAGGAGTTTAAGACCTGGGGGCCAATCATTCCAATGCGTGACCGTGCAACTGGACGGCTGCTGAAGAAGATTCCTGCAAAAGTAGAAGGGGAAGACGAACAGGTAGGACCGGCAGCAGTTGGCGAGATTGTCCCAATGGATCGGCGGATATACATGCCTGACCCGAAGCGAAAAGGGCACACGTTCAATCATTTCGTGGAATCCCTGCGCGGTCATGGGTATGAGGTCGAATGGCGGGAGCTGCGGGCCTGTGACTACGGAGCCCCTACGATCCGCAAACGGCTGTTTCTGGTGGCGCGTTGTGATGGTCGTCCGATAGTTTGGCCTGAACCGACACACGGCGCACCGGACAGCCCGGAAGTGCTGGCGAGCAAGCGTAAGCCATGGCGTACGGCAGCGGAGATTATTGACTGGTCCATTCCGTGCCTGAGCATCTTCGAGCGAAAGAAGGCACTTGCCGAGAACACAGAGCGCCGGATTGCCCGTGGCTTACAGAAGTTCATCCTTAATAACCCGGCTCCCTTTATTGCTCCATACGTGATCAAGGTCAATCATCACGGCGAACAGTTCCGGGGTCAGGCGATTGACGAGCCATTGCAGACTGTGACAGCAAAAAACGGCTGGGGAGTGGTTACCCCGTACATCGCCCGTATCGGACAGACTGGCTTTGGCGGTGACCGGCTGCAGTATGAGTTGGTAGATCCACTGACCACCATCACAACCAAAGCAGAGCATTGTCTGGTCAGCCCTACGCTGATTGAGATTGGGTACGGAGAGGGGCCGGGACAAAGCCCGCGTGCTCCCGGACTACAAAAGCCTCTGGGTACCGTAGTCTCTGGTGGACGCAAGCATGCACTGGTTGCGGCATTCCTCGCTAAGCACTACGGCGGCGGATACACAGGCAGCGGCAATGACCTCAATGATCCGCTATCCACTGTGACCACGGTTGATCATAACGCAGTGGTGACGGCGCACATCGCCCGACATTTTGGGGAGTCGGTCGGCAGCTCCATGGATGATCCAGTCGGCACGGTAACCGCCGGGGGTGGCGGGCATAGCGCACTGGTCACCTCTCATCTGGTTAAGCTGCGGGGAACCTGCAAGGACGGTCAGCCCGTCACAGAGCCGATGCCGACGATTACTGCCGGCGGGCTGCATGTCGGAGAGGTCAGAGCGTTCCTGCTCAAATACTACGGCAACGCCGATAACGGCCAGACGCTTGAAGGACCGCTGCACACCGTTACCACCAAGGACCGGTTCGGGCTGGTCACGGCGGAGGGCGTTGACTACCAAATAGTCGATATCGGTATGAGGATGCTGGAGCCTCATGAGTTGTTCGCGGCGCAGGGTTTTCCGAGCAACTACATCATTGATGTGGATGCGGACGGCCAGAAGTATTCCAAGAGTGCTCAGGTTGCCCGCTGCGGCAACGCCGTACCGCCACCGTTCGCGGCTGCTCTGGTCCGGTCCAACCTGCCGGAAATGTGCGTGGGCTCCGGCCGGGCGCTGTCACTGGAGAGATACAAGCCTGCTGCTGGGCAGATGGAATTTAGTCTTTAA
- a CDS encoding putative metallopeptidase: MAKAEKFHREGTKETYDLLEDMIQKHHHYFEDTNFLILMKHGGWKSKGKVLFGKIKVLGDDLRSTWDKDAILYLNAEMWGKMSEPQQRYVLDHALFALDTKADKDGNTLEDTDGRPLLKTVPPDIEAFVEVIKRHGTTTQDVKRLALAIKEVNPDQMTIEDVVGGKQQGGEQPKPPGNGVQVKQHPDGTVDVEDENQLTIEEIAAAEAAAAEQEEGENGPSMPEGDDDLPF; encoded by the coding sequence ATGGCTAAAGCAGAAAAGTTTCACAGAGAAGGTACCAAGGAGACCTATGACCTGCTGGAGGACATGATCCAAAAGCATCACCATTATTTTGAGGACACCAATTTTCTGATTCTGATGAAGCACGGCGGCTGGAAGTCCAAGGGCAAGGTGCTGTTCGGCAAAATTAAGGTGCTGGGCGATGATCTCCGAAGCACATGGGACAAGGACGCTATCCTATACCTCAACGCCGAAATGTGGGGCAAGATGAGCGAGCCGCAGCAGCGCTACGTGCTGGATCACGCGCTCTTTGCTCTCGATACCAAGGCAGACAAGGACGGCAACACCCTGGAGGATACTGATGGCCGCCCGCTGCTGAAGACAGTGCCGCCAGACATCGAAGCCTTTGTGGAGGTAATCAAACGGCATGGCACCACCACACAGGACGTCAAGCGCTTGGCTCTCGCAATCAAAGAGGTCAACCCCGATCAAATGACGATTGAGGATGTTGTCGGCGGCAAGCAGCAAGGCGGTGAACAGCCGAAGCCGCCAGGGAACGGCGTGCAGGTCAAGCAGCACCCTGACGGCACAGTAGATGTTGAAGACGAGAACCAGCTCACTATTGAGGAGATTGCAGCAGCAGAGGCCGCAGCTGCCGAGCAGGAGGAAGGCGAGAACGGACCGTCAATGCCTGAAGGTGACGACGATCTGCCGTTTTAA